From Ignisphaera aggregans DSM 17230, the proteins below share one genomic window:
- a CDS encoding hypothetical protein (PFAM: Protein of unknown function (DUF1614)): MNISGTYVDLLGFSVLLLLSIAIASFHTFISTKYILVNVVRYCLTHIIISYTIFWGCEWLPYTLPFSSIIGIALGSDIIPFIFLSISKKNRHRIAIEIGGAKETDAIVISSLVSYLSILIYRFLTWIT; encoded by the coding sequence GTGAATATTTCTGGAACATATGTAGATCTTCTCGGATTTAGTGTATTACTCCTCTTATCAATAGCTATAGCATCTTTTCACACCTTTATCTCAACAAAATATATTTTAGTAAATGTAGTTAGATATTGTTTAACCCATATCATAATATCCTATACTATTTTCTGGGGATGTGAATGGCTTCCCTATACACTTCCTTTTTCAAGTATTATTGGTATAGCACTAGGTTCTGATATAATCCCATTTATTTTCTTGTCAATCAGTAAAAAGAATAGACATCGTATAGCTATAGAGATTGGCGGTGCTAAAGAAACTGATGCAATAGTTATCTCAAGCCTTGTTTCATATTTATCGATATTAATCTATAGATTTTTAACTTGGATAACATAA